ATTAGCGGTTTTAATTCTTCTGGTTTAATTAATTGAAATTTTTTTCTAATTTACTTTTAATTGATACAGCTATCCAGTTACAATTAGGGGCGATCGCACTTACACAATCATCAGCATTAAAAGAATATAAAGAAGTAAATTGATCAACAAAATGACCAATAGTATAAGAAGAAATAGCACCCTTATTCTTGATAACTATGATACAACCAATATCTAAAGATTTTAAATCAGAAATGGTACCATCAAAAGAATAATAATCACAAGAATTGAAAGTTAAATTATTATCATCTATTTGATAACCTTTAACTAACAAATGATTATTATTGGCAAGATAAACACATTGATCATTTACTGCCAAAAAATCAAAATAATCATCAAAAATATCAACAGTATCATAAATATAATTATCCCCCTTACTATTTGAAATAGCAGAAAAAAAAGGATTTCTATCAGGAATAATAGTATTTAATCTTAAAAGACATTTTAAAACCTTTAACTTCATCTCCTTCGCTGTGCGAAAACGATGCTGAGGTAACTTTGCCAAAGCAATTTTTAAAATATCTTGCAATAAAACAGGTAAATCATCAGGAATAAAAGGCATCAGATTTAGATGTCCTACCATAATCTCCTTTGGGCTACCTGAAAAAGGACGTTTTCCCATCAATAACTCATAGAGAATGATGCCAACTGCATAAATATCCGAACTATAAGAATATTTACCGTAAAATTGTTCAGGAGCCATATAAGCAGGAGAACCAGTATCCCCTAAACTATTTATATCAGCCTCTCTGTCCTCATTTTCAATCTTTGCTACTCCAAAATCAGATATTTTGGCAACCCAACCCGTGGGAGAAACCGTCAATAAAATATTTTCTGGCTTTAAATCCCGATGAATAATTCCTTGTAAATGAACATAAGATAAACCTGATAAAATGTCAATAATTATCTTTAACTTTTGTTCTATATTTAAGCTAATTTTACCATCAATAAAATCCCTTAAAGTTCCACCTTCACAATATTCTGTTACTAAAAAACGACTTTTTTTACTATGCTCTAATCCCAAACAACGAGCAACATTTTCATGATCTAAACTTAATAAAATTCTGATTTCACGTAAAAATTTTTTGGTGGAAAACTTCTCCGAATTTAACTCCTTTAATGCTACCAACTCCCCTGTCTGTCGATGAATTGCACTATAAACCTTACCAAACTGCCCCTCTCCCACAAGGCTTAACATTCGATAATGACTACTTTTCACCAGATAACTACCTATCGTTTAATTTTTAGATACACCTAGTTTAACCTAACCCAATCTTGGAAAAAGATTAATTATCCTTCTAAAATAAGAGATAATAAAGATCCAGTACTAAACTACTAACTTTAAACCTATGAATAGTTGTGTTTTAATGGCCAAAATAGTTCGTAGTCCCCAACTACGATATACTCAAGAAAGCCAATTGGCGATCGCAGAGATGATGGTAGAATTTGAAAGTATATCCCCCAATAATCCCCCATCAACCCTTAAGGTAATCGCCTGGGGTAATCTAGCCACCGAAGTAGAAAAATACGTCGAAGGAAATGAAGTAATCATGGCAGGGCGTTTAAAAATGGAGTTGGTGGAAAGACAAGGATATAAAGAAAAAATTGCAGAGTTAATCCTTTCCCAAATTCATCCTGTCGGTAACAATTCTCCCACCCCTGACAATGTCGTTAACCTACAAAACTACGATGAAGGCAGTATTCTCGAAGAAGATCATACCACAGAAGATCATCAGGAAAGTTATGACTCTGAAGATACAAATTTAGATAATATTCCTTTTTAATCGTTGAAAATATCAGTTTTGTAAAAACTTAATAAAGCCTTAAAAGGCTTTCTCTAAACTGATATACATTACTCAGATTTCAGAATTTTTTTGATCAATGATTGACAAAAACCAATTATTTTTAAAATCAATTCCTCTAATGCCAATATTACCGTATCCAATTTCTCGAGGATGATTTCTAAAAAATGTTTATCATAGCCAATGGTAATGACTTTAGCTTCTATCTCCCCCTCCGAGGGATGTTTTTGCACATCATTAAATTCCTTTTCTTCAATAAAAGTAATTATTTCATTGTCTAACTCTTTCTCAATTATTAACTCGCCCTTATTTTTTGAGTTATCTTCTACTGTTTGCAAATCACTTTCTGAGGGAGGATTAATGACAATGTGAGAATCATTAATTTTGTTTATATTATCCTCCAATATAGAGGGCTTTTTCTCTCCATATAAATCTTCCCATGATAGCCAAGGATCACTAATTTGACCATCAATTAATAATAATTCTTCCGTAGTTTGAGAAAAAGTTAAGGGTTTATCTTTATTCAATTTAACATTAAAGAAATAATCAATAGCTGCCCAGATTAAGGCTTGTATATTTAAAGGATTATCGTCATGATTAATCACCGCATTAAATTTATTTTTCACCACAGAAGCCTGACTTAAACCTTTGACCATTAGTTTTTCAGTTTGGGCTTGAATTACAGGCAAAATTTCCTGAGTTTGATTTACTATTCCTTGAATAGCTTGATTTATTTCTTGATTGTGGTTTGTCGAAGTAATTACATTATTATTTTTACTGGTACTATCATTTAAAGTTTTCTCATCTTTGGTACTTGCGTTGATACCTAAAGATTGTTTGTTATCGGAAGTGAAAAAGTAATTTATGGCGGCTTCAATAAGTCTGAGTAAATAATTTTTATCGGGAGATTTATCTTGGCTTATTTCCTCTGTATTATGCCCCGAAGTAATATCACTATGTTCTTTTTTGAATACCGTTAATGTGCCATTTTCTATTTTGATGAATACTTGATCAATAAAGAGTAGTATTTTGTTAGGAGGAGGGCTTTCTTCTGTGAATATTTTTTGGGAATTATTTTCTGCGAGTTCTGAGTTTTTGATTTGTTCTAAATCTCGACTAATTTTTCGATGACCAAAAAAATTAAGTAACGAACCAACGTTATTTTTTGAGGAATTTATTTGTTTTTTTGCCTCTGATTTTCCTATCAATAGTAGTTCTTTTTTTGTTTGATACTCTCCAACGATTTTACTAATAATAGTGTCTATGGCTTGTGTTTGCTGATAAGAAAAAACAACTTTTGTTTGATTATTAGGTTTAGCGATAACCATCTTTTTATTTTCAATTAAATTTGCCAAACCTTGCACAGATTTTCCTCTTAATTTGGGAACTTCTGGAATATTAGTTACTTGTTCTGATACTTGCTCTAAAATATAGTCTGAAGAGATTTTTTCTTGGGTT
The sequence above is a segment of the Cyanobacterium stanieri PCC 7202 genome. Coding sequences within it:
- a CDS encoding single-strand binding protein/Primosomal replication protein n (PFAM: Single-strand binding protein family~InterPro IPR000424~KEGG: cyh:Cyan8802_2913 single-strand binding protein~PFAM: single-strand binding protein/Primosomal replication protein n~SPTR: Single-stranded DNA-binding protein) yields the protein MNSCVLMAKIVRSPQLRYTQESQLAIAEMMVEFESISPNNPPSTLKVIAWGNLATEVEKYVEGNEVIMAGRLKMELVERQGYKEKIAELILSQIHPVGNNSPTPDNVVNLQNYDEGSILEEDHTTEDHQESYDSEDTNLDNIPF
- a CDS encoding hypothetical protein (KEGG: cyh:Cyan8802_3627 hypothetical protein~SPTR: Putative uncharacterized protein); the encoded protein is MSSTQESSSPYKSRLFNFFNRQYLKVNSSLGISVRQFTQTVNTGIATILYPFYVLLKNTKKITNIFSPSAESQKTTQLNQTQEKISSDYILEQVSEQVTNIPEVPKLRGKSVQGLANLIENKKMVIAKPNNQTKVVFSYQQTQAIDTIISKIVGEYQTKKELLLIGKSEAKKQINSSKNNVGSLLNFFGHRKISRDLEQIKNSELAENNSQKIFTEESPPPNKILLFIDQVFIKIENGTLTVFKKEHSDITSGHNTEEISQDKSPDKNYLLRLIEAAINYFFTSDNKQSLGINASTKDEKTLNDSTSKNNNVITSTNHNQEINQAIQGIVNQTQEILPVIQAQTEKLMVKGLSQASVVKNKFNAVINHDDNPLNIQALIWAAIDYFFNVKLNKDKPLTFSQTTEELLLIDGQISDPWLSWEDLYGEKKPSILEDNINKINDSHIVINPPSESDLQTVEDNSKNKGELIIEKELDNEIITFIEEKEFNDVQKHPSEGEIEAKVITIGYDKHFLEIILEKLDTVILALEELILKIIGFCQSLIKKILKSE